A single window of Pontibacillus chungwhensis DNA harbors:
- a CDS encoding VOC family protein: protein MSQQGLLHHIELYVSDLKQTTDFWGWFLNELGYEPFQKWDSGVSYKLGNTYLVFVQTEDRFLDISYHRCRVGLNHLAFHACSRKQVDEVTVALKEKGMKILYEDQHPYAGGEDYYAVYFEDPDRIKVELVAPWNE from the coding sequence TTGTCACAACAAGGACTGCTACATCATATTGAACTATATGTATCCGATCTGAAACAAACCACCGATTTCTGGGGTTGGTTTCTGAACGAGTTGGGATATGAACCGTTTCAGAAGTGGGATAGTGGAGTGAGTTATAAACTAGGAAACACCTATCTTGTCTTTGTACAAACGGAAGATCGTTTCTTGGATATTTCTTATCACAGGTGTCGTGTAGGTTTGAATCATTTAGCTTTTCATGCATGTTCTAGGAAACAGGTGGATGAAGTAACAGTAGCGCTGAAGGAAAAGGGAATGAAGATCCTCTATGAAGATCAACACCCGTACGCAGGTGGAGAAGATTACTATGCCGTTTATTTTGAAGACCCTGATCGCATAAAAGTTGAACTGGTTGCGCCCTGGAATGAGTAA
- a CDS encoding metallophosphoesterase, with product MDKIQELHIPSGKRVIVTSDIHGEAELLQDLLTEVGFNEEDYLIINGDLCEKGANSWAVVQFVMKLQQSHPHVYVTEGNCDVLVHEIINHNQNIIPYLLQREKSLINEWLRFLKVEIAEDTDIKDIQKFLTAHFQEEMNWLLGLPTAIETKDYIFVHAALEYKTNWRQTKRSHAIKDYSFMDKGHLAPQYVVVGHWPVVNYSKQLLQHNPIMDHELKVISIDGGNVIKKSGQLNAFIIHKEDETDRFTYQSVDHLPKIRIHTTYKAQSEPSRVITYPDYELDIISKGEDFTHCLHKSSENRLYVKNEMIIQTENGLYKTAGDASGNELNVCQGDYVSLVDDSKTGYSLIKKEGVVGWVPHTVLEKGDSVVTTRTATSY from the coding sequence GTGGATAAGATTCAAGAATTACACATCCCATCTGGTAAAAGAGTAATTGTCACATCTGATATTCACGGGGAAGCAGAACTTTTGCAAGACTTATTGACAGAAGTTGGCTTTAATGAAGAAGATTACTTAATTATTAATGGTGACTTGTGTGAGAAAGGGGCCAATAGTTGGGCGGTCGTACAATTTGTGATGAAGTTACAGCAGTCTCACCCTCATGTTTATGTGACAGAGGGAAATTGTGATGTGCTTGTCCATGAAATCATAAATCACAATCAGAACATTATTCCATATTTGCTTCAGAGGGAGAAGTCATTAATAAACGAGTGGCTCCGCTTTTTAAAGGTTGAAATAGCGGAGGATACAGATATTAAGGATATTCAAAAATTCTTAACGGCACACTTCCAAGAAGAAATGAATTGGCTACTAGGATTGCCAACAGCTATTGAAACGAAAGATTATATTTTTGTTCATGCGGCTCTCGAGTATAAAACGAATTGGCGTCAAACAAAAAGATCCCATGCGATTAAGGATTATTCCTTTATGGATAAAGGTCATCTGGCTCCCCAGTATGTGGTGGTTGGGCATTGGCCTGTGGTCAATTATTCTAAACAGTTATTACAACATAATCCGATCATGGATCACGAGCTAAAGGTGATTAGTATAGATGGAGGAAATGTGATTAAAAAAAGTGGTCAGCTAAATGCGTTTATCATTCACAAAGAGGATGAGACGGACAGGTTTACCTATCAATCAGTTGATCACTTACCTAAAATACGTATTCATACAACGTATAAAGCTCAGTCCGAACCTTCACGTGTTATCACTTATCCAGATTACGAATTAGATATCATAAGTAAGGGTGAAGACTTTACCCATTGTCTACATAAATCATCAGAGAACAGGTTATACGTAAAAAATGAAATGATCATTCAGACTGAAAACGGGCTGTATAAAACGGCCGGTGATGCTTCTGGAAATGAACTGAACGTATGCCAGGGAGACTATGTCTCCTTAGTGGACGATTCGAAGACAGGCTATTCGTTAATTAAAAAGGAAGGCGTCGTAGGATGGGTTCCGCATACTGTACTAGAGAAGGGGGATTCTGTTGTCACAACAAGGACTGCTACATCATATTGA
- a CDS encoding flavodoxin, translating to MANILIAYASMSGNTEEIADHIMSVLEDSGHSITLEEMDELNPQDLLDYDAVLLGSYTWGDGDLPYEVEEFYEEMEEVDLNGLPAASFGSGDTSYPKFCEAVNLFQSRLEASGAFICQEGFKIEMALNVKEDYERCTSFTRLFEGKMTEKLQLAT from the coding sequence ATGGCAAATATCCTCATAGCGTATGCTAGTATGTCTGGAAACACGGAAGAAATAGCTGACCACATCATGAGTGTATTAGAAGATTCGGGTCATTCAATCACTCTAGAGGAAATGGACGAATTGAACCCACAAGATCTCTTAGATTATGATGCGGTTTTATTAGGTTCTTACACTTGGGGAGACGGAGATCTTCCTTATGAGGTAGAAGAATTTTATGAAGAAATGGAAGAAGTCGATTTAAATGGACTACCAGCCGCTTCTTTCGGATCAGGGGATACGTCTTATCCGAAGTTTTGTGAAGCCGTCAATCTGTTTCAATCACGCCTTGAAGCATCAGGTGCATTCATTTGTCAGGAAGGATTCAAGATTGAAATGGCTTTAAATGTAAAAGAAGATTATGAGCGTTGCACCTCATTCACACGTCTCTTTGAAGGGAAAATGACAGAAAAGCTCCAACTAGCTACATAA
- a CDS encoding DUF3137 domain-containing protein: MEEIPIHIENYKEFERDHQIDIDQAEKVRKHEWSLAKRRMLKKSSKGLIIWGLILAGVTYLLQLHFIFPIIIGTLFPIFVLPFVWVQERSVAQERFTEKYKTLMHTMMEYAVEEANKEYRNQGLLNSSGVDTRDTLTFDSNGGCVDRRELLESEVLPLLSSDVNEFYTEDHVKGKIGKTRFQFSEILTKKVGKKLRYNRQNQHTKYVRVVVPTFEGIVMKLTQPQYIRGKIILRERITRRFTPRRAVRKLRYWMMKVRYFFYVLFILISGAFVYSSFDTSGEHATQKAQMISIAALVVCSVLFGGYALWGYVDRRRRYKRLKTGNSTFDRAYIVEHSVEGSVEGKITNQLMEGILKARKTLRNPIYLTFSQDKLYMAIPFEAQSLFEHPVSKRVSKRSMKQEYKALADFLSCIVLMDVHTRQYEQRSTTS; encoded by the coding sequence ATGGAAGAAATACCAATACATATTGAGAACTACAAAGAGTTCGAAAGAGATCATCAAATAGATATAGACCAAGCAGAGAAAGTTCGGAAGCACGAATGGAGTCTTGCCAAACGAAGGATGCTGAAGAAGAGTAGTAAGGGTTTAATCATATGGGGTCTGATTCTGGCCGGGGTGACTTACCTATTGCAACTTCATTTCATATTTCCAATTATTATTGGGACCTTGTTTCCGATCTTTGTTCTGCCCTTTGTCTGGGTGCAGGAAAGAAGTGTAGCACAGGAGAGATTCACAGAAAAATACAAAACCCTCATGCATACAATGATGGAATATGCTGTTGAAGAAGCGAACAAGGAATACCGAAATCAGGGGCTACTCAACTCTTCTGGAGTCGATACACGGGATACGCTCACATTTGATTCGAACGGTGGGTGTGTCGACCGGCGTGAACTCTTGGAGTCAGAAGTCCTCCCACTCTTATCCTCTGATGTGAATGAATTTTATACAGAAGATCATGTCAAAGGAAAGATCGGAAAGACACGTTTTCAATTTAGTGAAATTCTGACGAAGAAAGTGGGGAAGAAATTAAGATACAATAGACAAAATCAACATACAAAGTATGTGCGAGTCGTGGTCCCGACGTTTGAGGGAATCGTCATGAAGCTGACACAACCTCAATATATCAGGGGGAAGATCATCCTCAGAGAACGGATAACAAGACGCTTTACACCAAGGAGAGCCGTTCGGAAGCTTCGTTACTGGATGATGAAAGTTCGTTATTTTTTCTATGTTCTGTTCATTCTTATATCGGGAGCGTTTGTTTATTCTTCATTCGATACCTCGGGGGAACATGCTACTCAAAAAGCTCAAATGATTTCTATAGCCGCCCTGGTCGTGTGCAGCGTTCTTTTTGGAGGATATGCCCTTTGGGGGTATGTAGACCGGCGCAGAAGATACAAAAGACTGAAGACAGGAAATAGCACCTTTGATCGTGCCTATATTGTAGAACACTCAGTAGAGGGGAGTGTGGAAGGTAAGATAACAAATCAACTGATGGAAGGAATCTTAAAAGCCCGTAAAACGTTACGCAACCCCATTTATCTAACGTTTAGTCAAGATAAACTGTACATGGCCATTCCGTTTGAGGCGCAGTCTCTATTCGAGCATCCTGTTTCGAAACGAGTAAGCAAGCGTTCTATGAAACAAGAATACAAAGCGTTGGCTGACTTTCTGTCTTGTATCGTGTTGATGGATGTTCATACAAGACAATATGAACAAAGATCTACCACATCGTAA